One genomic window of Deinococcus aetherius includes the following:
- a CDS encoding metal-sensitive transcriptional regulator encodes MTQAKTEPAAHMGHHLCMPEDARKRAARRLKIARGHLDSIVTMLEQEDAYCVDVLRQIKAVQGALSGAGEVVLRGHLEAHVATASTRGDSVEIVEELMEALKYT; translated from the coding sequence ATGACCCAAGCCAAGACCGAGCCTGCCGCTCACATGGGGCATCACCTGTGTATGCCCGAGGACGCCCGCAAGCGCGCTGCCCGGCGCCTGAAGATTGCCCGGGGGCACCTCGACAGCATCGTGACGATGCTGGAGCAGGAGGATGCTTACTGTGTGGACGTGTTGCGGCAGATCAAGGCGGTGCAGGGGGCGCTCTCGGGCGCGGGGGAGGTCGTGCTGCGCGGCCACCTCGAAGCCCACGTCGCCACCGCCTCCACCCGGGGGGACAGTGTGGAGATCGTCGAGGAACTGATGGAAGCCCTCAAGTACACCTGA
- a CDS encoding CopZ family metallochaperone, with amino-acid sequence MTTELTVTGMSCGHCEKAVTGALKSVPGVQDVRVDLQGGTATVQGEADPQALIAAVAEEGYGAQVRG; translated from the coding sequence ATGACGACGGAACTGACGGTTACCGGAATGAGCTGCGGCCACTGCGAGAAGGCGGTCACCGGCGCCCTGAAGAGCGTGCCCGGGGTGCAGGATGTGCGTGTGGACCTGCAAGGCGGCACGGCGACGGTGCAGGGCGAGGCTGACCCCCAGGCGCTGATCGCCGCTGTGGCCGAAGAGGGCTACGGGGCTCAGGTGCGCGGTTGA
- a CDS encoding apiosidase-like domain-containing protein produces the protein MTAAVLTLGLLSSGCAEPGAVRAQTTPGPSTSARALKVMPLGDSITDGYNVPGGYRTELYRRLSGQVPGLNFVGSLQNGPGTLADRDHEGHSGWRIDELAAQVDQWLDRSQPDVVLLMIGTNDIIQNRDVPGAPARLGRLLDQMFARRPDLRILVSSLPPLQNPGENRRVEQYNAAIPGLVKSRADGGRKITFVNAGAALTLADLADGVHPTASGYNKLAGLWYQALRQTPGVVRVQPVPDRVFLEPAPGGSVVNESGASRGQAVGLWSADHRARFVVPATLPAGSYALGLTARADEYRGWPVVALKRGNTRIGTATLTSKTYATYALGTVSLAPGQVLEVEFTNDALGSRAGEDRNAIVDHLTLVPARARASQNTAQNTARTAQPTATGGRLTVSPDGRRLEYADGRPFLYWADTGWELFHRLNRDDARQYLQRRKEQGFTVIQAVALAELDGLTKPNAQGDLPLVGKDPARPAVTPGSSPNDPAQYDYWDHVDYVVDQAASLGLVVALLPSWGRWVNNEPIFTPASARSYGTFLGKRYKDKPVIWVMGGDRVPETAAHSEVWRALAEGIEQGVGGRDRALITYHPHGGKTSAEYFHDEPWLDFNMWQTGHCRDQQEAAKLLSTFGRTPVKPVINAEPVYENHAVCHDEDNGFADEVDVRNVAYWSMFAGAAGHSYGHRIIWGFDVYSGDKAWLKAMQAPGARQLGYLKRLLESRPAQGRVPDETLVKGSFTGTRPVVSLRGQDYAWVYLPDGGAATVTLGRVGGQRVRAAWFNPRTGNRATIGTFTNSGERAFSSPSKGHGQDWVLLIERA, from the coding sequence ATGACCGCCGCCGTCCTCACGCTGGGCCTGCTGTCGTCCGGGTGTGCCGAGCCCGGGGCAGTCCGGGCCCAGACGACACCCGGCCCCTCCACCTCCGCCCGCGCGCTCAAGGTCATGCCGCTGGGGGACTCGATCACGGACGGGTACAACGTTCCGGGTGGTTACCGGACCGAGCTGTACCGCAGGCTGTCCGGGCAGGTGCCCGGGCTCAACTTCGTCGGCTCCCTGCAAAATGGCCCCGGCACCCTGGCCGACCGTGATCACGAGGGTCACAGCGGGTGGCGCATCGACGAACTCGCCGCCCAGGTGGACCAGTGGCTGGACCGCTCTCAGCCCGATGTCGTTCTCCTGATGATCGGCACCAACGACATCATCCAGAACCGTGACGTGCCGGGGGCTCCGGCCCGGCTGGGCCGTCTGCTCGACCAGATGTTCGCCCGACGTCCGGACCTGCGGATTCTGGTCTCTTCCCTTCCTCCCCTGCAAAATCCGGGGGAGAACCGCCGGGTGGAGCAGTACAACGCGGCCATCCCCGGGCTGGTCAAGAGTCGGGCCGATGGGGGCAGGAAGATCACCTTCGTGAATGCGGGGGCCGCGCTCACCCTCGCCGACCTGGCGGACGGGGTTCATCCCACTGCGAGCGGCTACAACAAGCTCGCGGGCCTCTGGTACCAGGCCCTGCGTCAGACGCCGGGGGTGGTCCGGGTGCAGCCGGTGCCTGACCGTGTCTTCCTGGAGCCCGCGCCGGGTGGAAGCGTTGTCAACGAGTCCGGCGCCTCCCGGGGACAGGCGGTGGGGTTGTGGTCGGCGGACCACCGGGCCCGGTTCGTGGTGCCCGCTACCCTGCCCGCCGGCTCCTACGCCCTGGGTCTGACCGCCCGCGCCGACGAGTACCGGGGCTGGCCTGTCGTCGCGTTGAAGCGGGGGAACACCCGGATCGGCACCGCCACCCTGACCTCGAAGACCTACGCCACCTACGCCCTGGGCACCGTCTCCCTCGCTCCCGGACAGGTTCTGGAGGTGGAATTCACTAACGACGCGCTCGGCAGCCGGGCGGGCGAGGACCGCAATGCCATCGTTGATCACCTCACCCTGGTCCCGGCCCGGGCCCGCGCCTCACAGAACACGGCACAGAACACGGCCCGGACCGCTCAGCCGACAGCGACCGGGGGCCGCCTGACTGTCTCACCCGACGGGAGGCGGCTGGAGTACGCGGACGGGCGGCCCTTCCTGTACTGGGCCGACACCGGCTGGGAACTGTTTCACCGCCTGAACCGCGACGACGCGCGCCAGTATCTCCAGAGGCGCAAGGAGCAGGGCTTCACGGTGATCCAGGCCGTGGCCCTCGCCGAACTCGACGGCCTCACCAAGCCCAATGCCCAGGGCGACCTGCCGCTCGTCGGCAAGGACCCCGCCCGCCCCGCCGTGACCCCGGGGAGCAGTCCCAATGACCCCGCGCAGTACGACTACTGGGACCACGTGGACTATGTGGTGGACCAGGCCGCCTCGCTGGGGCTGGTCGTCGCGCTGCTGCCCAGCTGGGGCCGTTGGGTGAACAACGAGCCGATCTTTACCCCGGCCTCGGCCAGGAGTTACGGGACCTTCCTGGGGAAGCGGTACAAGGACAAGCCGGTGATCTGGGTGATGGGGGGAGACCGGGTTCCCGAGACGGCCGCACACTCCGAGGTCTGGCGAGCGCTGGCCGAGGGCATCGAGCAGGGCGTCGGGGGGCGGGACCGGGCATTGATCACCTACCACCCGCACGGGGGCAAGACCTCCGCCGAGTATTTTCACGACGAGCCGTGGCTGGATTTCAACATGTGGCAAACCGGCCACTGCCGCGATCAGCAGGAGGCGGCCAAGCTGCTGAGCACCTTCGGGCGCACTCCGGTCAAGCCGGTGATCAACGCCGAGCCGGTGTACGAGAACCACGCGGTCTGCCACGATGAGGACAACGGCTTCGCCGACGAGGTAGACGTGCGGAACGTCGCGTACTGGAGCATGTTCGCGGGCGCAGCGGGGCACAGCTACGGCCACCGCATCATCTGGGGCTTCGACGTGTACAGCGGCGATAAGGCGTGGCTCAAAGCGATGCAGGCGCCGGGGGCACGGCAGTTGGGGTACCTGAAGCGGCTGCTGGAGTCCCGCCCGGCCCAGGGGCGGGTGCCCGACGAGACGCTGGTGAAGGGGAGTTTCACGGGCACGCGGCCCGTCGTGTCGCTGCGCGGGCAGGACTACGCCTGGGTGTACCTACCGGACGGCGGCGCGGCCACCGTGACGCTGGGGCGGGTGGGGGGCCAGCGGGTCCGGGCGGCGTGGTTCAATCCCCGCACCGGGAACAGGGCGACGATAGGCACCTTCACGAACTCCGGCGAGCGTGCCTTCTCCTCCCCCTCGAAGGGTCATGGCCAGGACTGGGTGCTGCTGATCGAGCGGGCCTGA
- a CDS encoding heavy metal translocating P-type ATPase: MSKTIELGVQGMTCASCVGRVERGLSKVEGVEQASVNLATERATVTYDPEQIGPEVLIAKVKDVGYEPVVGEIELGVQGMTCASCVGRVERALRKVDGVLDASVNLATERASVRYLPSSVSAGQLKAAVRGAGYGVLESQAGQDRSDQEREAREREVQGLRRAVTFSALFAVPLLILAMLPMLFAPFGMWLHERVSMAALNWIMLALAAPVQFGPGLRFYRLGWKSLRHRSPDMNALVMIGTSAAFLYSLVATVAPQVFPRGTAHVYYEASAVVITLILLGKYFEAIAKGRSSEAMKKLLSLQAKTARVVRGGQELELPVDEVLIGDLISVRPGEKVPVDGEVVSGNSFVDESMITGEPVPVVKQTGAAVVGGTINQNGVFSFKATRIGADTALAQIIKLVETAQGSKPPIQGLADKVVSVFVPIVFGIAALTFLIWLLVGGQQALSFALVNTVAVLIIACPCAMGLATPTSIMVGTGKAAELGVLFRNGAALEGLQGVNVVAVDKTGTLTKGRPELTDLVTTPGFDRAEVLQLVAAAEEQSEHPIARAIVDAAKKQGVPILLPESFEAIPGYGLEARVQGHLVQVGADRYMERLGLSVAPFAAQAKRLGDEGKSPLYAAIDGQLAAVIAVADPIKEGSPEAVKRLHRQGLKVAMITGDNARTANAIARQVGIDEVLAEVLPSGKSDAVKELQGKGDRVAFVGDGINDAPALAQADVGLAIGTGTDVAVETADVILMSGDLRGVPNALALSRATLRNIKLNLFWAFAYNIVLIPVAAGVLYPAFGWLLSPVLAAAAMGFSSVFVLSNALRLRSFRPPVRPDAVPAASQVAVAHFP; the protein is encoded by the coding sequence ATGAGCAAGACCATCGAACTCGGCGTGCAGGGGATGACCTGCGCCAGTTGCGTCGGAAGAGTCGAGCGGGGCCTGAGCAAGGTGGAGGGCGTCGAGCAGGCCAGCGTGAACCTCGCCACTGAGCGTGCCACTGTCACGTATGACCCGGAGCAGATCGGCCCTGAAGTGCTGATTGCCAAGGTCAAGGACGTGGGCTACGAGCCCGTCGTGGGCGAGATCGAACTGGGCGTGCAGGGGATGACCTGCGCGAGTTGTGTCGGCCGGGTGGAACGGGCCCTCAGGAAGGTGGACGGGGTGCTGGACGCCAGCGTCAACCTCGCCACTGAGCGCGCCAGCGTCCGTTACCTGCCGTCGAGCGTCAGCGCTGGGCAGCTCAAGGCAGCGGTGCGGGGCGCCGGGTATGGGGTGCTGGAGAGCCAGGCTGGGCAGGACCGCAGTGATCAGGAACGCGAGGCCCGGGAACGGGAAGTCCAGGGGTTACGCCGGGCCGTGACCTTCAGCGCCCTGTTCGCCGTGCCCCTGCTGATCCTGGCGATGCTCCCGATGCTCTTTGCGCCCTTCGGCATGTGGCTCCACGAGCGGGTGAGCATGGCCGCCCTGAACTGGATCATGCTCGCCCTCGCAGCCCCGGTTCAGTTCGGCCCCGGGCTGCGCTTCTACCGCCTGGGCTGGAAGAGCCTGAGGCACCGCTCGCCCGACATGAACGCCTTGGTGATGATCGGCACCTCGGCGGCTTTCCTCTACTCGCTCGTCGCCACAGTTGCCCCGCAGGTCTTCCCCCGGGGGACAGCTCACGTGTACTACGAGGCGTCGGCGGTCGTCATCACCCTGATCCTGCTGGGCAAGTATTTCGAGGCCATCGCCAAGGGCCGCTCCAGCGAGGCGATGAAGAAGCTGCTAAGTCTCCAAGCCAAAACGGCGCGGGTGGTCCGTGGGGGACAGGAACTCGAACTCCCGGTGGACGAGGTCCTGATCGGTGACCTGATCTCGGTGCGCCCCGGCGAGAAGGTGCCCGTGGACGGCGAGGTCGTCTCCGGCAACTCCTTCGTGGACGAGAGTATGATTACCGGCGAGCCTGTTCCTGTCGTCAAGCAGACAGGTGCAGCGGTCGTGGGCGGAACCATCAACCAGAACGGCGTCTTCAGTTTCAAGGCAACTCGCATCGGCGCGGATACGGCCCTCGCGCAGATCATCAAGCTCGTCGAGACGGCTCAGGGCTCCAAGCCCCCCATTCAGGGCCTGGCGGACAAGGTGGTGAGCGTCTTCGTCCCTATCGTGTTCGGCATCGCCGCGCTGACCTTCCTGATCTGGCTGCTGGTGGGCGGGCAGCAGGCCCTCAGCTTCGCCCTGGTGAACACCGTCGCCGTGCTGATCATCGCCTGCCCCTGCGCGATGGGCCTCGCCACCCCGACAAGCATCATGGTCGGCACCGGCAAGGCCGCCGAACTCGGCGTGCTCTTCCGCAACGGCGCGGCGCTCGAAGGACTTCAGGGCGTGAACGTGGTCGCCGTGGATAAGACGGGCACCCTGACCAAGGGGAGGCCCGAACTCACCGATCTGGTGACCACCCCCGGCTTCGACCGTGCGGAAGTGCTGCAACTGGTCGCGGCGGCGGAAGAACAGAGCGAGCACCCCATCGCCCGCGCCATCGTGGACGCGGCGAAGAAGCAGGGCGTCCCCATCCTCCTGCCTGAGAGCTTCGAGGCCATCCCCGGGTACGGGCTGGAGGCTCGCGTGCAGGGCCATCTGGTTCAGGTCGGGGCTGACCGCTACATGGAGCGGCTGGGCCTGAGTGTCGCCCCCTTCGCTGCCCAGGCCAAGCGGCTGGGCGACGAGGGCAAGAGCCCGCTGTACGCGGCCATCGACGGGCAGCTCGCCGCCGTCATCGCGGTGGCCGACCCCATCAAGGAGGGCAGCCCGGAGGCGGTGAAGCGCCTTCACCGCCAGGGCCTCAAGGTCGCCATGATCACCGGTGACAATGCCCGCACCGCCAACGCCATCGCCCGACAGGTCGGCATCGACGAAGTGCTGGCCGAGGTGTTGCCCAGCGGCAAGAGTGACGCGGTGAAGGAACTTCAGGGCAAGGGGGACAGGGTGGCCTTTGTGGGAGACGGCATCAACGACGCCCCGGCGCTCGCGCAGGCGGACGTGGGCCTCGCCATCGGCACGGGCACGGACGTGGCCGTGGAGACCGCCGACGTGATCCTGATGAGCGGGGACCTGCGGGGGGTGCCGAACGCCCTGGCGCTCAGCCGCGCCACACTGCGGAACATCAAGCTCAACCTGTTCTGGGCCTTCGCGTACAACATCGTGCTGATCCCGGTCGCGGCGGGCGTGCTGTACCCCGCCTTCGGCTGGCTGCTCAGCCCGGTGCTGGCGGCGGCGGCGATGGGCTTTTCCAGTGTCTTCGTGCTCAGCAACGCCCTGCGCCTGCGCTCCTTCCGCCCACCTGTTCGCCCCGATGCTGTCCCGGCAGCCTCACAGGTTGCCGTCGCCCACTTCCCCTGA
- a CDS encoding N-acetyltransferase has translation MVPRLTATAPAWRDRAALAASYENLFRGVFHGPEEGSAVLTRAGRGGGAARLHPAVPEAWGAERLRQEPCRGRGAEGRGVGRFLMDAAKVKSKTSRNNTRARAFSERAGFREDHVALVRRLE, from the coding sequence TTGGTCCCACGCCTGACCGCCACCGCCCCTGCCTGGCGGGACCGGGCGGCGCTCGCGGCGAGCTACGAGAACCTGTTCCGGGGCGTCTTCCACGGGCCCGAGGAGGGGTCGGCGGTCCTGACCCGCGCAGGACGAGGGGGAGGAGCCGCTCGGCTTCACCCTGCTGTACCGGAAGCCTGGGGAGCGGAGCGCCTTCGGCAAGAACCTTGCCGTGGCCGGGGGGCGGAGGGCCGGGGCGTCGGCCGCTTCCTGATGGACGCCGCCAAGGTGAAGTCGAAAACGTCCCGGAACAACACCCGGGCGCGGGCCTTCTCCGAACGGGCCGGATTCAGGGAGGACCACGTGGCCCTGGTGCGCCGCCTGGAATGA